Genomic segment of Hydra vulgaris chromosome 11, alternate assembly HydraT2T_AEP:
CTGTATACTATCTTGTTCTTAAAATTTTAcacatctttatttattttgttatccTGTCAACCcttctaatttattttcttacttCACTGAAGTGAGCTCGTCCTCTGATGTAAAtctttggattttttatttctttaaattaactaataataaaagaacaaaaaatgtaaGGTTGAAAGTATGCAAACAGTGTAAATAGGCAGAAGTATACAAAAATGGtgagcaagaaaaaaaaaaaatatatatatatatatatatatatatatatatatatatttatatatatgtatatatatatatatatgtatatatatatatatatatatatacatatatatatatatatatatatatatatatatatatatatatatatatatatatatatatatatatatatatatatgtatatatatatatatatatatatatatatatgtatatatatatatatgtatatatatatatgtatatatatatatatatatatatatatatatatatatatatatatatatatatatatatatatgtatatatatatatatgtatatatatatatatatgtatatatatatatatatatgtatatatatatacagggtgcaGAGAAAATTCTGTCCCACTTCTAAAAAATCATTGAATGCGTGTATTTCTCAGAGAATTTcgtttgtttttactttatcttACTGGTTTTAATTgctatttacaaaatttcttaCAATGTAAATTTTATCTTACAATTTTAATTGCTATTTAATTGCCATAAAACGATACCAAGAGTTAAGAAATGAGATGGACCGCTCTCAGAGCGGCTGCCCGCCAACTGCAGTCACTCCAGTCAACATCAACAAGGTCTGTTGCAAGATCCGCCAAAACTCTTTGCGCTCGATGAGAAAGATTGTCGGAGACTTGGAAATTGATGAAAGAAGTGTGCGAACAATTATCCATGGTAAAAACTTTACTATGataattgtaaagtttttatctGATGGCAAAAACTTTGAACATTtatgataattatatatatatatagtcttatttatatattatatatagtctataattatatatagtctataattatatatttatataattatatagtctatatatataatttatataatttatataattatatagtctataattatatatatatagtctataattatatataataatatattatagtcTTCAAAAACATGCCTGCAGAATCATTTACTCAAAAAATAGGCGTGAACACGCTAAGCCTttaatgaaagatatgaaaatgatgagtgtgtttgaaataaatatctaccagcatttaattttcatgtatcgtTATAATCACAATATCTCtcctataagctttaataacaagtttaaaataaataaaaatgatagctataatcttagagcgaatatgtccaacacatataaactgcctcggataataaacaaatattcagAGTACAGCATTCTATATCGAGGTCCAAAAGTATGgaatacttttcaaaaaggATTCAAAGGTACGGTAAATTCGTTAAGTTCcttcaagtttttaacaaaaaaagaaatttttaaaatataagaaacgTTTTTGGTTAATGATACTTTGAATAATTTCTCATaaatctgtttttgttttatttctacTTTTGTTGGTTGCTTATCAATTTTATTAGCGAATTACGCGttttattacgatattttattgaaattttattacgcATATTGTAACATATTAcgatatttttttgaaatcttgttataggggctctatgaaaagattgtgatAACGTActgtcatcctcatcttctttgagcccctatctgttttacttattttatttattgaaattttatattacgAAGTTGTAaaatcttatattatattaaaacagagaaaaaaaaaaaaaaaaaaaaaaaaatatatatatatatatatatatattagggtgtctcaaaaaacaacatttttgaaaaatatatgcaGAGAACCCCTTAATGTGTTCtaactaatacaaaaacactagatttaaaatttttttgaataaaaaatattttaaggggtccctcaagaccctcgaatatttaatgggtccctaatattttcaaaaaaaatttttcaaaaatatatcaacctagtactcaaatgaagcgaaattatataaaaatttcaaaaataatatagattTCAAACatagaattgttatttttggttttattacatgaaaaattacattttttaacaaaaaacaaaaaaatgcattttttatgtatttttatgacaatattgaaatattatttttgaaatttttatataattttgcttcatttgagtaccagattgacatatatatatatatatatatatatatatatatatatatatatatatatatatatatatatatatatatatatacatatacatattttaagATACATTTTTCGGtttattcaactttttcttcttttatgttacTTACTTTCACAAAAGCAAAGGAGCATCACCTAAcccatatttaataaaaatatatacttatataatacataaatgtaaatatatatatacataaatgtaaatatataagaatatatatatatatatatatatatatttatatatatatatatatatatatatatatatatatatatatatattatatatatatatatatatatatatatatatatatatatatatatatatatatatatatatgtatatatatatatatatttatatatatatacagagccgGCTCGTGGGCATTTCTTAGtgtgtgcaaaaaaaaaattgccgccttaattcttaattaactttttaaaaatatcagagAACAACAATTTATATGAACAAAATTTTCATATGCTTATATGAATGAAATTTTCATCCTCAAAGTGTTGATCGGGCAAAAGTTGCCCTAACAACAGTTTATAAgcattatacttttatatttaaatattataaactatctAAAACGGTCTATTTAAGTATGTCTTCTggtatttatcattaaatttgcacattattgacaacttttttatacatttaaaaaataaaaatataattgaatttttaagtttgaaattaAAGTATGGAAAATTCGAAAATTTATCGAAGcctaaattataatttttttattgttttggaaGTGGCACTCTTCTGGCTTTCATTTGAGCAAATTCAAGTCTCAGCTCCCTAATATTTAATGACTTTGTTGTTTTGCTCTCAATAGAAATAATCGAAAATCGGTTCAGCTTATCTTGACTGATCTTTGGTCGTAAATAGTTTTTGATCAActttagtttggaaaaaaatcttttgcctTGATAGACAGTGACTGAACCTGTTAGTAAGATTCTCAATGCAATACAAGTATAAGGGAATATTTCTTCAAGATCACgtgtaaatataaatgttagaaTATCTAGTGGATTCTTTTTATCAGTTTTTCGTGACAACAAACAAAGTTCAGTCTTCAATTCTTCACCAGAAATATCCTTTTGGTCTTTGTCGGTTAAAGTTAATTCCAACAAATTGCAATTATCTCTCGATATACCTTCTTTCATGTTTGAAATATTCggaatttcaaataaaaactgaaaataggACATGGTTGTTCTAAAGTCTTCAAAACGCTCCTTCATAGATTTAATGGCACGACTAAAAAGTatatcaaagaaattttttttgaattttgatctGGAATCCAAAAAAGGAACTTGGTTTGTTTCAACTTcgtcaaaaaacttttttttcttcctgaCTCCGTCAGTTGACAGATCGGTAAACTCGAATGTTAGACCCGAAGTTGTTGCCAAAACATATGCTCTGGTAACGTACTCATCAAATTTAGTCTGATTGTAACTGGATTCCAAAAATGCTACAGTGgattttaataattcaattgAAATTTTGACACTTGATGAACTTgactgaataattttgtttgtgCAGTTTATTTTGTTCAATACATCATGCCAAATAACAATTCCACATATGAATTCCAAAGTATTCATTTTAGCAGCAATAGATTCAGCTGATAATTTGGTGGTTCCATCACTATCACTTTTGGCAACTACATTCAATGCTTCATAAATCTTTTGCATATTTTCCTTGATCGCTTTTACAGCTCTGATGTGACTCTTCCATCTTGTATCACTTGAAGATTTAAATGTAAGTGGTGGACACAACGTTTTGTAGAAccggaaaaaaagttataaaggctttgaataattctaaaaaatatcacaTTTTCCAATCCAACTTTTAcagaatcaacaacaacaagattAAGTGAATGTGCTGTAAAAGAGACGAAGAGTGTTCGcttatttctatataaaattttcttttgtaagcCCTTGTTTTTGTCTCTCATATTTGCACCATTATCGTATCTTATAgtggaattttattttcattcaatAAAGCCACAATGTTTTGCTCAAATCCATGAcctgtaaaattaaattttatttatatacgtttcttaacttttaacatatattacatcaaaaaaatcaggaaaatttcaaaaatttacaagCTTGTGGTATCatcagtaataataaaatttaagaaactcTCTCGAATGTTGACAATCAATGAATCGTTATGACTAGATATCGTATAATAAGAGTTAACTGTTCATGATGACTGGCATCTGGTGTGCAATCCGCAATAATGAAGTAGTATTTGGcttttcgatttttttaaaggatttccACTCTAGTAGCACGAGCCACTAATTGAACAATTTCTTCTTGGATATTTTTGCTAAAGTAATGGGTTTTGTTTGGATTTTCCCCTGCTATGGAGACATGATATTCCATAATTGGGTCAAATTCTGCCATAAATTCAACTATTTTTAGGAAATTTCCATTGTTTTCTTCATACAGTTTATCAGATGATCCTCTAAATACTATTATCATAATTTCTTGCATAACTGTTTAACTTTTGGTTTACAGGGCCCttcataactattttttgaatattatggTTTGTAAAAGTCTGAGGCCAATCAGAAATTACTTCCCATGTACAAAAAGGGAGCACGCCAGTTAAATTCGCTCGAATCTCGATCGAGAATCAAGTATCGCTCGAGAAAGTGAAGAATGGTTCGATTCTTCACCTTCCATCTCGATTTCATGTACTCTGATCtcatttaaattgattttatatagcAAAGTTTTTATCTCAGAATCATTGTTGGGGCTATAAAATGTTTCTGAACTTACAAAAGTATCTAGTTTAGTTTGGCTTTATCACGTTCTTCCTGTTTCTTTAGCCGTTTCAGATGATAGTGAAAACCggacaacttttttcttttctccaTTTTCtagaaatttaataacaataaaaatcatataaagtTTCACctctaaataatatttctaattcAAAATTCGTTAGACAATATCTAACACTTTcctaactatttttaaacatactaataaaaaaataaaaatcactaaCATGTTATAACGACTGatcaactttaataataaagttattatgatAACAACATTGAAAACCCCCCCAATTCAAAGAAACATATTCTATTGGTATGCTGAATAAGATATGCTGAATAAGCAAAAAAGAATCCCGGAATTTTCTTTAgagacattttaaaaagtaaattgtttgcaaaaattaaatattgaaatatcaatgtaattttttacatatatataataattatttttatctgaacaaattatttttttggcaaattttcatttaatgtcGATCCTAAAGTTTGCCGCCCCTAGAAACTTGTCGCCTGTGTGGATTGCACACTTGGCACACGCCACCagccggccctgtatatatatatatatatatatatatatatatatatatatatatatatatatatatatatatatatatatatatatatatatatatatatacaatcagATGTTGATATTAATTGAGTAACCCattgaaacattaaatattgaatttgACATAATTATGAAAcgataaaagtaataatatcaaattactACTTCTTATATTAGGACATAtgctttaatataataaaatatcttttgctATTACTTTTATCGTTtcttaattatgttaaatttagtatttaaagtttaatgtttCAGGATTATTTCGATATAAAAGTATACCTTTACTGTTAAGACTATGTACATAGTCTTTACTCTTGAGAATATGTACATAGTCTCAACAGTAAAGGTATACTTTTATATCGAAAAAATCCTGAAGCAtctaccaaaaaaaatattagtaagaatattaatattaaatattagaacatctttatctgaagtttaaaaaaatatatattgaattcctacagtcagatttttagaaaattaaatttgaataaataaacaaatctgtGTTTTGCACTAAAATTGAGTAAACTATAAATGAAGCTTAAGCTCGCTAAGGCCATTTTAATcctattttaataatgttattacgaaattagatttattattatattaatatacgTCAAAAGTAAGGATACAACAttcagtttaaaagaaaataataacaaattaacgGTTGTTATATAAAATGCACTATGTAGTTAAGATCTGCAGccattttaatagtttaaagtttttcgAAATATTTAACGCATGCGTGCATAAATATTGCGCTTGTAAACGACCGTGAGGGGCGGATCCAGTCTTCGAGAtatctaacttccagacatagagctaactctaaacatttatatgtttatacttatctcaaataaggatgctttgcaaaaaaaatttcaaaaaagctCTACAATTTTCGCCCCTTCCTACcctaaacgtgagagcaacaaattgatgaaatattttttgtactattttcaagtagacttatattcatcaataaattttaaatttcatggtaaaatattttagcgttcaaaaattatggcTATGTAAAGTTTAAatcccctcaatttgagggggttgcaaactttacatggtcataattttttaacgcTGAGGAATTATtctatgaattttaaaatttcctttgcAAATTGGGCCAAGGGGCCCAATTTCTGTTTCTCTAGAACAgttacttttcttaaaaaaaaaaacacaaaaaaaactctttaaatatattttgggaTTCTAAACCTTGCGGCTCTAGGTTCAGTTGCATGTGGAACCGTAAGTTTTGCTTACACTGGCCTTGCGGCAGCTAGGCTACTCATAGTACATGCAGATAAAGATATTTATGTGAAAAGTTCTAAACTTGTCATGCCCATATAAAAGTATCGTAGCTGTTTAAACCAAGACTTTTAGAGTTCAAGGATATTCTTGAGCAGGTGGACTTTTTTTGTATCAAAGTGGCAAAAAATCTTTACACAAATAAAGCATCCTCTTAAAAAGTTCGGGGCTTTTTAATCGTCAGGGCATGATGTTATTTAAACTTTCTCTCcttagtttttaaacaataaatacaatcgagcaaaaaacttgtaaagaagAACTAACAATTATGCCAATTAATTTCCTTTCAAATAAACTGTCCTTTTTGAGTCTCCCATGGGTATATGCGCCTTCTGCTAACTGCCTTGTTTCAGCTTTGTCTAAGTTCAAGACCTTTCGAATGGTTGGCCAGAgagtaaatatttttgagacGGTTTGATTCAGAGAATGGTTGTTATAGCTAAAACTATCATGGACCGGAACTAGAGTGGGTTTTAATCATGGGCAGAAAccttttattgatattttcaaGCTTTACAGGAATGAAATACCTAAAACCGCGCAAACCAAATGTTGCGGCAATTTAAATGTTAGTGACTTTAAGCTTTactttttttgcattacttTTGTGCAAGAGCATGtcaaagttattataaaatataaataaattcatttatttactttatataaactacttttaatttactttacaaattatataaaatgtaagcatatgtaatttaaattttattttatataatttatttttaataaaggtttgttgttacttttaaaataaaaagtttctacttaaaaaatattattttatttgtaaatttagtttacatttggtagcatattacttttatgtaatttactttcATATGCAAGttgtttttgaatataatttttttttaattagtcaCTTTTATAGGTAAATGTAAATTACAGTTTGAGGAACTTTTATATTACGTAATGtagttttcaaaagtaaataacttttaaatgtaaaagtaaacagCTTTTCATTTGACTtacatgtaaaagtaaattactttttgatgtaatcttcttttacataacttacttataaaagcaaaaaatttacatcATTAAGTAAAAGTCGTTTCAAAAGTATTACTTTCTTATACGGAAATGTAAACTTACATAAAACGTTTCAAATTACTTAtctaatttactttttgataaaaattaacttactcatgtaagtaaaaaaaaagtaagttaaagaGTCATCCCTATTTTTAACAAGAATAAAGCAACAGTAAGT
This window contains:
- the LOC136087345 gene encoding uncharacterized protein LOC136087345, giving the protein MQKIYEALNVVAKSDSDGTTKLSAESIAAKMNTLEFICGIVIWHDVLNKINCTNKIIQSSSSSVKISIELLKSTVAFLESSYNQTKFDEYVTRAYVLATTSGLTFEFTDLSTDGVRKKKKFFDEVETNQVPFLDSRSKFKKNFFDILFSRAIKSMKERFEDFRTTMSYFQFLFEIPNISNMKEGISRDNCNLLELTLTDKDQKDISGEELKTELCLLSRKTDKKNPLDILTFIFTRDLEEIFPYTCIALRILLTGSVTVYQGKRFFSKLKLIKNYLRPKISQDKLNRFSIISIESKTTKSLNIRELRLEFAQMKARRVPLPKQ